In Streptomyces sp. NBC_01381, a genomic segment contains:
- a CDS encoding low specificity L-threonine aldolase codes for MNPPKTDARRHHDPDVRGFASDNYAGAHPEVLAAIALANGGHQIAYGEDDYTANLQQVIRGHFGPTAEAFPVFNGTGANIVALQAITDRWGAVICAESAHINVDEGGAPERMGGLKLLTVPTPDGKLTPELIDKQAFGWDDEHRAMPQVVSIAQNTELGTLYTVDEIRAICDHAHKLGMKVHLDGSRIANAAAALDVPMRTFTNAVGVDILSLGGTKNGALFGEAVVVINQDAVSHMKHLRKMSMQLASKMRFVSVQLEALLAKDLWLRNARHANEMAQRLAEGVRAVHGVEILYPVQANAVFARLPHDVSERLQKQYRFYFWDEAAGDVRWMCAFDTREEDVDGFVAALKEEMAR; via the coding sequence GTGAACCCTCCGAAGACCGACGCACGCCGTCATCACGACCCGGACGTAAGGGGTTTCGCGAGCGACAACTACGCGGGCGCCCACCCGGAGGTTCTCGCCGCCATCGCCCTTGCCAACGGCGGTCACCAGATCGCGTACGGCGAGGACGACTACACGGCCAACCTCCAGCAGGTGATCCGCGGCCACTTCGGCCCCACCGCCGAGGCGTTCCCGGTCTTCAACGGCACGGGTGCCAACATCGTCGCGCTCCAGGCGATCACCGACCGCTGGGGCGCGGTGATCTGCGCCGAGTCCGCGCACATCAACGTGGACGAGGGCGGCGCTCCCGAGCGCATGGGCGGTCTGAAGCTGCTCACGGTGCCCACGCCCGACGGCAAGCTCACCCCCGAGCTGATCGACAAGCAGGCGTTCGGCTGGGACGACGAGCACCGTGCGATGCCGCAGGTCGTCTCGATCGCGCAGAACACCGAACTGGGCACGCTCTACACGGTGGACGAGATCCGCGCCATCTGCGACCACGCGCACAAGCTCGGCATGAAGGTGCACCTCGACGGCTCGCGGATAGCCAACGCGGCGGCCGCGTTGGACGTCCCCATGCGGACGTTCACGAACGCGGTCGGCGTGGACATCCTGTCCCTGGGCGGCACGAAGAACGGCGCTCTGTTCGGCGAGGCCGTCGTGGTCATCAACCAGGACGCCGTCAGCCACATGAAGCATCTGCGCAAGATGTCCATGCAGCTCGCCTCCAAGATGCGCTTCGTTTCAGTGCAGTTGGAGGCCCTGCTCGCCAAGGACCTGTGGCTGCGCAACGCCCGGCACGCGAACGAGATGGCGCAGCGCCTGGCCGAGGGCGTGCGCGCCGTGCACGGCGTGGAGATTCTCTACCCGGTGCAGGCCAACGCGGTCTTCGCACGGCTGCCGCACGACGTGAGCGAGCGGCTGCAGAAGCAGTACCGCTTCTACTTCTGGGACGAGGCGGCCGGCGACGTCCGCTGGATGTGTGCCTTCGACACCCGCGAGGAGGACGTCGACGGCTTCGTCGCGGCGCTCAAGGAGGAGATGGCGAGGTAG
- a CDS encoding nitrilase-related carbon-nitrogen hydrolase has product MNPETATPRRTVTAAVVQASAPLFDTPTALARAEELIREAAAGHGAEVVVLPEAFLGGYPKGLDFGITVGGRTPAGRELFRRYHAAAIDVPGPEVVALAAVTRELGCHAVVGAVERQGGTLYCVALFFGPDGYLGLHRRLMPTAAERYLWGQGDGSTLPVVDTGTARIGAAICWENYMPLFRTAMYAKGVDLWCAPTVDDRDAWQATMRHIALEGRCFVLGACQYLRRDDLPDDLHPTQSDEPGTVLIGGGSVIVSPLGEVLAGPLRDGQGILTAELDLDDLVRARFDFDPTGHYARPDVFTLHVDESPHATVTGG; this is encoded by the coding sequence ATGAACCCCGAGACCGCCACGCCCCGCCGCACCGTGACCGCCGCCGTCGTTCAGGCGTCCGCCCCGCTGTTCGATACGCCGACCGCGCTGGCCCGCGCCGAGGAGCTGATCCGCGAGGCCGCCGCCGGCCACGGCGCCGAGGTCGTCGTCCTCCCCGAGGCGTTTCTCGGCGGCTACCCCAAGGGCCTTGACTTCGGCATCACGGTGGGCGGCCGCACCCCGGCAGGACGCGAGCTGTTCCGCCGCTATCACGCCGCCGCCATCGACGTCCCCGGCCCCGAGGTCGTCGCCCTCGCCGCCGTCACGCGGGAACTCGGCTGCCACGCCGTGGTCGGCGCGGTCGAGCGGCAGGGCGGCACCCTGTACTGCGTGGCGCTGTTCTTCGGCCCCGACGGGTACCTGGGCCTGCACCGCAGGCTGATGCCGACCGCCGCCGAGCGCTACCTGTGGGGCCAGGGCGACGGCTCCACGCTCCCCGTCGTCGACACCGGCACCGCACGCATCGGCGCGGCCATCTGCTGGGAGAACTACATGCCGCTGTTCCGTACGGCGATGTACGCCAAGGGCGTCGACCTGTGGTGCGCACCGACCGTCGACGACCGCGACGCCTGGCAGGCCACCATGCGGCACATCGCCCTGGAGGGCCGCTGCTTCGTCCTCGGCGCCTGCCAGTACCTGCGCCGCGACGACCTGCCGGACGACCTCCACCCCACTCAGAGCGACGAGCCCGGCACGGTCCTGATCGGTGGCGGCTCCGTCATCGTCTCCCCGCTCGGCGAGGTCCTGGCCGGGCCGCTGCGGGACGGCCAGGGCATCCTGACCGCCGAACTCGACCTCGACGACCTCGTCCGCGCCCGTTTCGATTTCGA
- a CDS encoding transglutaminase domain-containing protein gives MQMIQEIPDLSAYLAADEVIDHHHPVVRETAARLAGQAADSYAYAQAAFEFVRDTIPHSADSGDLRVTWRASDVMEQGTGICHAKAHALAALLRAEDIPTALCYQRLAYDAGTGYCVHGLVAVRFQGAWHRQDCRGNKPGVDAQFSLGAERLAFVPEAESTEMDYPVLYAAPHATVLRILQSAPDRPYLWENLPDAL, from the coding sequence ATGCAGATGATCCAGGAAATCCCTGACCTGTCCGCCTACTTGGCCGCCGACGAGGTCATCGACCATCACCATCCGGTCGTACGCGAGACCGCCGCACGCCTCGCCGGGCAGGCCGCCGATTCATACGCATACGCCCAGGCGGCCTTCGAGTTCGTGCGCGACACCATCCCGCACTCCGCCGACAGCGGCGATCTGCGCGTGACCTGGCGCGCCTCCGACGTCATGGAGCAGGGCACGGGCATCTGCCATGCCAAGGCGCACGCGCTGGCCGCGCTGCTGCGCGCCGAGGACATCCCCACCGCGCTCTGCTATCAGCGCCTCGCGTACGACGCGGGCACGGGGTACTGCGTGCACGGCCTGGTCGCCGTCCGCTTCCAGGGCGCCTGGCATCGGCAGGACTGCCGGGGGAACAAGCCCGGCGTCGACGCCCAGTTCTCGCTCGGCGCCGAGAGGCTCGCCTTTGTGCCGGAAGCGGAGTCCACTGAGATGGACTATCCAGTACTCTATGCTGCACCGCATGCGACGGTCCTGCGCATCCTGCAGAGCGCCCCGGACCGTCCGTACCTGTGGGAGAACCTTCCCGACGCACTCTGA
- a CDS encoding DUF6421 family protein has product MTEILVQKATEGAVPSASGGGPTGRVVEHPAWPMLKDSVEEIRPWQSADGSIDFDAEGAPAKSVAEFAVDRAISAIDQLAPLLPHDAAYHQALVKDLRRWADDGFKVPDFLDSLLAFQPAAHREDGLQHLVVFPMYTQNGNPDRNLEAVVLRMVWPDWLAELERTRYDNPLFCGITFEDFTAGYDTNSAVLFPETIAVREAPERFSWGGIFCDREAARFRRVTEASVDILGIELPDDIREMIGDQDRCEQAFVLWDMVHDRTHSHGDLPFDPFMIKQRQPFWMYGLEELRCDLTAFKEAVKLEAEGVPQARDVQYAVLFDRMFRFPVTGDRVKNYDGLGGQLLFAYLHKHDVVRWTDNKLKIDWERAPQVTNQLCAEIEELYRAGIDRPKLVHWFAAYDLVSQYLAPHPGSRWAKGPDALDTQLPPRKLVDDVLPDEFPLSMFYEALSKKLKHVIASTKGITAAGAEQVAA; this is encoded by the coding sequence GTGACGGAAATTCTTGTGCAGAAGGCGACGGAAGGGGCTGTTCCTTCCGCGAGTGGGGGTGGCCCCACGGGAAGGGTTGTGGAGCACCCGGCTTGGCCGATGCTCAAGGACTCCGTGGAGGAGATCCGGCCGTGGCAGTCCGCCGACGGCTCGATCGACTTCGACGCGGAGGGCGCACCGGCGAAGTCCGTGGCCGAGTTCGCCGTCGACCGCGCGATATCCGCGATCGACCAGCTCGCCCCGCTGCTTCCGCACGACGCCGCGTACCACCAGGCGCTGGTCAAGGACCTGCGGCGCTGGGCGGACGACGGCTTCAAGGTGCCGGACTTCCTCGACTCGCTGCTGGCCTTCCAGCCCGCGGCGCACCGCGAGGACGGCCTGCAGCACCTCGTGGTCTTCCCCATGTACACGCAGAACGGCAACCCGGACCGCAATCTCGAAGCGGTCGTGCTGCGCATGGTCTGGCCCGACTGGCTGGCCGAGCTCGAGCGCACGCGCTACGACAACCCGCTGTTCTGCGGCATCACCTTCGAGGACTTCACCGCCGGGTACGACACGAACTCGGCCGTGCTCTTCCCGGAGACCATCGCGGTGCGCGAGGCCCCCGAGCGCTTCAGCTGGGGCGGCATCTTCTGTGACCGAGAGGCGGCCCGCTTCCGCCGCGTCACCGAGGCCTCCGTCGACATCCTCGGGATCGAACTGCCGGACGACATCCGCGAGATGATCGGCGACCAGGACCGCTGCGAGCAGGCATTCGTCCTGTGGGACATGGTCCACGACCGCACCCACAGCCACGGCGACCTGCCATTCGACCCCTTTATGATCAAGCAGCGCCAGCCGTTCTGGATGTACGGCCTCGAGGAGCTGCGCTGTGACCTCACCGCCTTCAAGGAGGCCGTGAAGCTGGAGGCCGAGGGCGTCCCGCAGGCCCGTGATGTGCAGTATGCCGTCCTCTTCGACCGGATGTTCCGCTTCCCGGTCACCGGCGACCGCGTCAAGAATTACGACGGGCTCGGCGGCCAGCTGCTCTTCGCGTACCTGCACAAGCACGACGTCGTCCGCTGGACGGACAACAAGCTCAAGATCGACTGGGAGCGTGCGCCGCAGGTCACCAATCAGCTGTGCGCCGAGATCGAGGAGCTTTACCGCGCGGGCATCGACCGCCCCAAGCTGGTGCACTGGTTCGCCGCGTACGACCTGGTGTCCCAGTACCTCGCCCCGCACCCGGGATCGCGCTGGGCCAAGGGCCCGGACGCCCTGGACACGCAGCTGCCGCCCCGGAAACTCGTCGACGACGTGCTTCCCGACGAGTTTCCGCTCAGCATGTTCTATGAGGCGCTCTCCAAGAAGCTCAAGCATGTGATCGCCTCCACCAAGGGGATCACCGCGGCGGGCGCCGAGCAGGTCGCCGCGTGA
- a CDS encoding LLM class flavin-dependent oxidoreductase — translation MKFSVIFEAQLADPTVEREHQLFRDSVEQAVLAEQMGFDRIWAVEHHSLKWYAHMSAPEVFLAWVAARTSTIRIGHGVVCMPFNFNHPARVAERAAMLDLLSGGRLDLGAGRGGTLQETSLCGVDKERTAQEVEEALRIIGKAWASEELEHHGELLDIDPHPILPRPKQTPHPPLFLACSRTETLKQAAELGIGALVMGFAGPDSIAEMRAAYDAAIADRTDARFVSSVVNDHFSVLCPTIVLDDRDTARSVGIRGQRFFAQSIGHWYGGAGIPDEAVVEGADEAAAMREAAEQVVARLHEHNIPVRPTSTATFNADHAYGTADDAIAYVERLRDAGADEIMCLVQMGTVPQEACMETLRQWGEKVIPYFRAQEV, via the coding sequence GTGAAGTTCTCCGTCATATTCGAAGCGCAGCTCGCCGACCCCACCGTCGAGCGCGAGCACCAACTCTTCCGTGACAGCGTCGAACAGGCCGTGCTGGCCGAGCAGATGGGGTTCGACCGCATCTGGGCCGTCGAGCACCACTCCCTCAAGTGGTACGCGCACATGAGCGCCCCGGAGGTCTTCCTGGCCTGGGTCGCCGCGCGCACCAGCACCATCCGGATCGGGCACGGCGTGGTCTGCATGCCGTTCAACTTCAACCACCCGGCGCGGGTCGCCGAGCGTGCCGCGATGCTCGATCTGCTCTCCGGCGGCCGGCTCGACCTCGGGGCGGGGCGCGGTGGCACGCTGCAGGAGACCTCGCTGTGCGGCGTCGACAAGGAACGTACGGCGCAAGAGGTCGAGGAGGCGCTGCGGATCATCGGGAAGGCTTGGGCGAGTGAGGAGTTGGAGCATCACGGTGAGCTGCTCGACATCGATCCGCACCCGATCCTGCCCCGGCCGAAGCAGACCCCGCACCCGCCGCTCTTCCTCGCCTGCAGCAGGACAGAAACCCTGAAGCAGGCGGCCGAACTCGGCATCGGCGCCCTGGTGATGGGCTTCGCCGGGCCCGACTCGATCGCCGAAATGCGGGCCGCCTACGACGCGGCGATCGCGGACCGTACCGACGCGCGCTTCGTGTCGAGCGTCGTCAACGACCACTTCTCCGTGCTCTGTCCGACGATCGTGCTCGACGACCGGGACACCGCGCGGAGCGTCGGCATCCGGGGTCAGCGGTTCTTCGCGCAGTCCATCGGGCACTGGTACGGCGGCGCGGGCATCCCCGACGAGGCCGTGGTCGAAGGGGCCGACGAGGCGGCCGCGATGCGGGAGGCCGCCGAGCAGGTCGTCGCGCGGCTGCATGAGCACAACATCCCGGTGCGGCCCACCTCCACGGCCACCTTCAACGCCGATCACGCCTACGGGACGGCCGACGACGCCATCGCCTACGTGGAGCGGCTGCGCGACGCGGGCGCCGACGAGATCATGTGCCTCGTCCAGATGGGCACCGTCCCGCAGGAGGCCTGCATGGAGACGCTGCGGCAGTGGGGCGAGAAGGTCATCCCGTACTTCCGGGCCCAGGAAGTCTGA
- a CDS encoding flavin reductase family protein, translated as MTATPDLRTPQLASPDLLRSVFRQHAAGVAVITAQGPAGPVGFTATSLVSVSAEPPMLSFGIGTGASSWPAISEAEHVGVHILGEHQLELATTFARSGADRFGAPTRWYEGPEGVPVLDGTLAWLVCRVAARVPAGDHRIVLAEAVVGDPAGVGRPLLYHQGRFNVLRD; from the coding sequence ATGACGGCCACGCCCGATCTCCGTACGCCCCAACTCGCCTCGCCCGACCTGCTGCGCTCCGTCTTCCGGCAGCACGCGGCGGGCGTCGCGGTGATCACTGCCCAGGGCCCCGCGGGCCCCGTCGGCTTCACCGCCACCTCGCTCGTCTCGGTCTCCGCCGAACCTCCGATGCTCTCGTTCGGCATCGGTACAGGCGCCTCCAGCTGGCCCGCGATCTCCGAGGCCGAACACGTCGGCGTCCACATACTCGGCGAGCACCAGCTGGAGCTCGCCACGACGTTCGCACGCAGCGGCGCCGACCGCTTCGGCGCGCCCACGCGCTGGTACGAGGGGCCCGAGGGGGTCCCCGTGCTCGACGGCACGCTGGCCTGGCTCGTCTGCCGCGTCGCCGCGCGGGTGCCCGCGGGTGACCACCGCATCGTCCTCGCGGAGGCGGTCGTGGGGGACCCCGCGGGCGTGGGGCGGCCGCTGCTTTACCACCAGGGTCGCTTCAACGTGCTGCGCGACTGA
- a CDS encoding alpha/beta hydrolase, protein MRADSDRLTPEARPLVDALSAAFPDLGGTVTDAAEARRILAATPSTGKAPPPVGAVEDRTVPGPAGAPDLPVRVYRPEGAGRHRPTVVFFHGGGYTICGLDTHDATARRLCAESDAVVVSVAYRLAPEDRFPAAAEDAYAALCWAAAEAGAGGLGGDPGAVVMAGDSSGGGLATVAALMARDRSGPGVALQVLIYPVLDAGQDSASYTSNASGYFLTAAHMRWFWEQYLGPDGDGTHPYASPLRAGLAALPPAHIVTAGCDPLCDEGRAYAARLRSAGVAVTEGHHPGMFHGFLGFPQLLGEARSALADVAEAVALTVSDRKNSGDVGGNTG, encoded by the coding sequence ATGCGAGCGGACAGCGATCGCCTCACCCCCGAGGCACGGCCCCTCGTCGACGCGCTGAGCGCGGCCTTCCCCGACCTCGGCGGCACCGTCACCGACGCGGCCGAGGCCCGCCGCATCCTCGCCGCGACACCGTCCACGGGCAAGGCCCCGCCGCCCGTGGGCGCCGTGGAGGACCGGACCGTCCCGGGGCCTGCCGGCGCCCCCGACCTGCCCGTGCGCGTCTACCGACCCGAGGGGGCCGGCCGCCACCGGCCCACCGTCGTCTTCTTCCACGGCGGGGGCTACACGATCTGCGGGCTCGACACCCACGACGCGACGGCCCGCCGACTGTGCGCGGAGTCCGATGCCGTCGTGGTCTCCGTCGCGTACCGCCTCGCCCCCGAGGACCGCTTCCCGGCGGCCGCCGAAGATGCGTACGCCGCCCTGTGCTGGGCCGCGGCCGAGGCCGGGGCGGGCGGGCTCGGCGGTGATCCCGGCGCGGTCGTGATGGCGGGGGACAGCAGCGGCGGCGGCCTCGCCACCGTCGCTGCCCTGATGGCGCGCGACCGCTCGGGCCCGGGCGTGGCGCTCCAGGTGCTGATCTACCCGGTCCTCGACGCGGGGCAGGACAGCGCCTCGTACACGTCGAACGCGAGCGGCTACTTCCTCACGGCCGCGCACATGCGCTGGTTCTGGGAGCAGTACCTCGGCCCGGACGGCGACGGTACGCATCCCTACGCATCGCCCCTGCGGGCCGGCCTCGCCGCGCTGCCGCCCGCGCACATCGTCACCGCGGGCTGCGATCCGCTGTGCGACGAGGGCCGGGCGTACGCGGCCCGGCTGCGCTCGGCGGGGGTGGCGGTGACCGAGGGGCACCATCCGGGGATGTTCCACGGATTCCTGGGCTTCCCGCAGCTCCTGGGAGAGGCGCGGTCGGCGCTGGCGGATGTGGCAGAAGCGGTCGCCCTGACGGTGTCGGACAGGAAAAACAGCGGTGATGTCGGGGGTAACACAGGATAA
- a CDS encoding thioredoxin family protein yields MAKWRESEVRELVGRLGERATLVQFSSAFCQPCRATRRVLAEVAEMVPGVRHVEIDAEAELDLVRELRILKTPTVLVLDAHGDIVLRRSGQPRKADVIAALGKAL; encoded by the coding sequence ATGGCGAAATGGCGGGAGAGCGAAGTGCGCGAGCTGGTCGGTCGGCTGGGGGAGCGGGCCACGCTCGTGCAGTTCTCCAGCGCCTTCTGCCAGCCCTGCAGGGCAACGCGCCGCGTCCTCGCGGAGGTGGCCGAAATGGTCCCCGGTGTCCGCCATGTGGAGATCGACGCCGAGGCGGAACTGGATCTCGTACGAGAACTGCGCATCCTCAAGACGCCGACGGTCCTGGTGCTCGACGCGCACGGGGACATCGTGCTGCGCAGGTCCGGGCAGCCGCGCAAGGCCGATGTGATCGCCGCGCTGGGCAAGGCCCTGTGA
- a CDS encoding SDR family NAD(P)-dependent oxidoreductase, whose protein sequence is MSALDGAVVAVAGAAGPAGRATLLRLAEAGATVVASDADAARLAEAVDAARYAHGGATVVGDTVDLLDLDATREWAARTEKEFGRIDGLVHLVGGWRGSATFAETDLADWDLLEKLLIRTVQHTSLAFQDGLQRSDRGRYLLISAAGASKPTAGNAAYAASKAAAEAWTLALGDAFRKAGAEQGLTSAAAILVVKALVHDAMRAERPNAKFAGFTDVKELAEAIAGVWERPAGEVNGNRLWLTEKP, encoded by the coding sequence ATGTCCGCACTCGATGGAGCCGTGGTCGCGGTCGCGGGGGCAGCAGGGCCTGCGGGCCGTGCCACGCTGCTGAGGCTGGCCGAGGCCGGAGCCACGGTCGTGGCGTCCGACGCCGACGCGGCGCGCCTGGCGGAGGCCGTGGACGCCGCGCGGTACGCGCACGGCGGGGCCACCGTCGTCGGTGACACGGTCGACCTCCTGGATCTGGACGCGACCCGCGAGTGGGCCGCGCGCACGGAGAAGGAGTTCGGGCGGATCGACGGCCTGGTGCATCTCGTCGGCGGCTGGCGCGGCAGCGCCACCTTCGCCGAGACCGACCTCGCCGACTGGGACCTGCTCGAAAAGCTCCTGATCCGTACGGTGCAGCACACCTCCCTGGCTTTCCAGGACGGCCTGCAGCGCAGCGACCGCGGCCGCTACCTCTTGATCAGCGCGGCCGGCGCCTCCAAGCCGACGGCCGGCAACGCGGCGTACGCGGCGTCGAAGGCCGCGGCCGAGGCCTGGACGCTCGCCCTCGGCGACGCCTTCCGCAAGGCGGGGGCCGAGCAGGGCCTGACGTCGGCGGCTGCCATCCTGGTGGTCAAGGCGCTGGTGCACGACGCGATGCGCGCGGAGCGGCCCAACGCGAAGTTCGCGGGCTTCACGGACGTCAAGGAGCTGGCCGAGGCCATCGCCGGCGTCTGGGAGCGGCCCGCCGGGGAAGTGAACGGAAACCGCCTGTGGCTGACCGAGAAGCCGTGA
- a CDS encoding electron transfer flavoprotein subunit beta/FixA family protein, with product MSLRIVVTVKYVPDATGDRHFADDLTVDRDDVDGLLSELDEYAVEQALQIADEADDAEITVLTVGPEDAKDALRKALSMGADKAIHVEDDDLHGSDIIGTSLVLAKAIEKAGYDLVISGMASTDGTAGVIPALLAERLGVPQVTLLSEVKVEDGVVTGRRDGDSASEQLEASLPAVVSVTDQSGEARYPSFKGIMAAKKKPVESWDLSDLDLEADQVGLEGAFTTVDSATERPARTAGTIVKDEGEGGKQLAEFLAGQKFI from the coding sequence GTGAGCTTGAGGATCGTTGTCACCGTGAAGTACGTGCCCGACGCCACTGGCGACCGGCACTTCGCCGATGACTTGACCGTGGACCGGGACGATGTCGATGGTCTGCTGTCGGAGCTCGATGAGTACGCGGTGGAGCAGGCGCTGCAGATCGCGGACGAGGCGGACGACGCGGAGATCACCGTGCTGACGGTGGGTCCGGAGGACGCGAAGGACGCGCTGCGCAAGGCGTTGTCGATGGGTGCGGACAAGGCCATCCACGTGGAGGATGACGACCTGCACGGCAGCGACATCATCGGTACGTCGCTGGTCCTTGCCAAGGCGATCGAGAAGGCCGGCTACGACCTGGTGATCTCCGGCATGGCCTCCACCGACGGCACGGCCGGTGTCATTCCCGCGCTGCTGGCCGAGCGGCTGGGTGTCCCGCAGGTGACGCTGCTCTCCGAGGTCAAGGTCGAGGACGGTGTGGTGACGGGCCGCCGGGACGGCGACTCCGCATCCGAGCAGCTGGAGGCGTCGTTGCCGGCGGTGGTGTCGGTGACCGACCAGTCGGGCGAGGCGCGTTACCCCTCGTTCAAGGGGATCATGGCGGCGAAGAAGAAGCCGGTCGAGTCCTGGGATCTGTCGGATCTGGACCTGGAGGCCGATCAGGTCGGTCTGGAGGGTGCGTTCACGACGGTGGACTCCGCGACCGAGCGTCCGGCCCGTACGGCGGGCACGATCGTCAAGGACGAGGGCGAGGGCGGCAAGCAGCTGGCCGAGTTCCTCGCGGGCCAGAAGTTCATCTAA
- a CDS encoding lysophospholipid acyltransferase family protein has product MAELVYRPVVGAAKTLFKAWDLKIDCKGSENIPRTGGAVLVSNHISYLDFIFDGLAALPQKRLVRFMAKESVFRHKISGPLMRGMKHIPVDRKQGEAAYQHALDSLRAGEIVGVFPEATISQSFTLKSFKSGAARMAQEAGVPLIPMALWGTQRLWTKGHPRNFKRSHIPITIRVGEPVEAPKDQFAGAITRRLRERCQELLEAAQRAYPVRPKGPDDTWWMPAHLGGTAPTPAEVKAAEAS; this is encoded by the coding sequence ATGGCAGAGCTTGTCTACCGTCCGGTCGTCGGTGCCGCGAAAACGCTTTTCAAGGCATGGGACCTGAAGATCGACTGCAAAGGGTCGGAGAACATCCCTCGGACCGGCGGTGCGGTCCTTGTCAGCAACCACATCAGCTACCTGGACTTCATCTTCGACGGTCTCGCCGCCCTGCCGCAGAAGCGGCTCGTGCGCTTCATGGCCAAGGAGTCGGTGTTCCGGCACAAGATCTCCGGTCCGCTGATGCGCGGCATGAAGCACATCCCTGTCGACCGCAAGCAGGGTGAGGCGGCCTACCAGCACGCGCTCGACTCGCTGCGCGCCGGGGAGATCGTCGGGGTCTTCCCCGAGGCGACGATCTCGCAGTCGTTCACGCTGAAGTCGTTCAAGTCGGGTGCGGCACGCATGGCACAGGAGGCCGGGGTCCCGCTGATCCCGATGGCCCTGTGGGGCACCCAGCGGCTGTGGACCAAGGGCCACCCGCGCAACTTCAAGCGCAGCCACATCCCGATCACGATCCGCGTCGGCGAGCCGGTCGAGGCGCCCAAGGACCAGTTCGCGGGTGCGATCACGCGGCGCCTGCGCGAGCGCTGCCAGGAGCTCCTCGAAGCCGCGCAGCGCGCCTATCCCGTACGCCCCAAGGGCCCGGACGACACCTGGTGGATGCCGGCGCACCTCGGCGGCACCGCGCCGACTCCCGCCGAGGTGAAGGCCGCCGAGGCGAGCTGA
- a CDS encoding B3/4 domain-containing protein — protein MTFQITVTDEVRALAPDFTHVAIEAYGLTNGPSTDEASALLDEAARRLTERLGGRAPHEDPHMAAWRAAYTAFGAKPSRTRNSAEALAKRALADGGLPRINTLVDVYNAISVAHLIPVGGEDLDHIKGGMRLVLATGAEDFVTMAAGEQAVEHPDAGEVVWCDDEGVTCRRWNWRQGPRTRLTEESVNAIFLLEGMGPDSGVEAAGAELAELLEKFSPGARLTVHAPE, from the coding sequence ATGACCTTCCAGATCACCGTGACCGACGAAGTCCGCGCCCTCGCCCCCGACTTCACCCACGTCGCCATCGAGGCGTACGGACTCACCAACGGGCCGAGCACCGACGAGGCCTCGGCACTCCTCGACGAGGCCGCACGTCGGCTCACCGAGCGGCTCGGCGGCCGTGCCCCGCACGAGGACCCGCACATGGCGGCCTGGCGCGCGGCGTACACGGCCTTCGGCGCGAAGCCGTCCCGGACCCGCAACTCCGCCGAGGCGCTGGCCAAGCGGGCCCTCGCCGATGGCGGGCTGCCGCGGATCAACACCTTGGTGGACGTTTACAACGCGATCAGCGTCGCCCATCTCATCCCGGTCGGCGGCGAGGACCTGGACCACATCAAGGGCGGCATGCGACTGGTGCTGGCCACCGGCGCGGAGGACTTCGTGACCATGGCCGCGGGGGAGCAGGCGGTCGAGCATCCCGACGCGGGCGAGGTCGTCTGGTGCGACGACGAGGGCGTCACCTGCCGCCGCTGGAACTGGCGCCAGGGCCCGCGCACCCGCCTCACGGAGGAGTCGGTCAACGCCATCTTCCTGCTGGAGGGGATGGGGCCGGACTCCGGAGTCGAGGCGGCCGGTGCCGAACTGGCCGAGCTGCTCGAGAAGTTCAGCCCCGGCGCGCGGCTGACCGTCCACGCGCCGGAGTAA